In Campylobacter mucosalis, a single window of DNA contains:
- a CDS encoding efflux RND transporter permease subunit: MKRAFKILLGFSRSILAVVFTLTIALGYFSTKLEVDASSETLLLENDKDLAIWRDVIDRYASSNFLVVTYTPKDDLFSKNSLELIENLSNELAKNELVQNVINITNVPLLKSVKGGLTGILDHTPTLKDADINVSLAKLEFATSPIYSSNLISKDLKTTAIVLNLKEDKKYIELLNHRNSLLKQNSDQKQLEKVKDELKAYRDELRIKEHNGLENIKQTIQKFKNEQNELFLGGAQMIADDMISFVKSDLYTYGVSVALLLAFSLWLFFRQIIWIVLPIFICVVSVIFSSGLFGLFGWEITVISSNYIALVLIITISVVIHLTVTYREIYTKHPKFSQKALVYLTLRDKASPSFWAIFTTIVGFASLASADIKPVIMLGVMMSAGIFISLILAFVLFGAILVSFNKIAPVRTFESSFSFTKKCADFAILKPKFVYVACVVCVVFGAYGISQLKVENSFIGYFKKNTQIRQGMQVIDENLGGTVPVDVIIKFKDNKEQPQKSTDEFENEFEQISNDEKYWFNSYRTRVAEKTHEYLKNKNFVGSVGSLATLTAIIRELNDGKVDDFLLSAMYEKLPKQYKDILLSPYVNIKADELRFALRIKDSDENLRRDRFLKEIKSELNEILKDDNVEVSVVGMMVLYNNMLLNLVSSQFDSFGISVAILFVLFCLIFKSIKLALIAIITNLIPLCVLFGTMGIFGIPLDVMSITIAAISIGIGVDDIIHYLHRFRHELSSKSIKEAIKASHASIGYAMYYTSFAIFLGFSVMMSSNFIPTIYFGLLTDMVMALMLLSALVILPRLLIGFYKK; the protein is encoded by the coding sequence TTGAAACGAGCTTTTAAAATTTTACTAGGCTTTAGTAGGTCTATTTTAGCGGTTGTTTTTACGCTCACAATTGCGCTTGGCTACTTTAGCACGAAGCTAGAGGTTGATGCCTCTTCAGAAACTTTGCTGTTAGAAAATGACAAAGATTTAGCGATTTGGCGAGATGTTATAGATAGATACGCCTCGTCAAATTTTTTAGTTGTTACATACACTCCAAAAGATGATCTGTTTTCAAAAAATAGCCTTGAGCTAATTGAAAATTTAAGCAACGAACTAGCCAAAAATGAACTTGTACAAAACGTCATAAACATCACAAATGTTCCGCTTTTAAAAAGCGTAAAGGGCGGACTAACTGGCATACTAGATCACACGCCAACACTTAAAGATGCCGACATAAACGTTAGTTTAGCAAAGTTAGAGTTTGCCACAAGTCCGATTTATAGCTCAAATTTAATAAGTAAAGATTTAAAAACAACAGCAATAGTTTTAAATTTAAAAGAGGATAAAAAATATATCGAGCTTTTAAACCACAGAAATAGTTTGCTAAAACAAAACAGCGATCAAAAACAGCTAGAAAAGGTCAAAGATGAGTTAAAGGCTTATAGGGACGAGCTACGCATTAAAGAGCATAACGGGCTTGAAAATATAAAGCAAACCATACAAAAATTTAAAAATGAGCAAAATGAGCTATTTTTAGGTGGCGCACAAATGATCGCTGATGATATGATAAGCTTTGTAAAAAGTGATCTTTACACGTATGGCGTTAGTGTTGCTCTGCTACTTGCATTTAGTCTTTGGCTCTTTTTTAGGCAGATCATTTGGATTGTTTTGCCTATTTTTATATGCGTTGTAAGCGTGATTTTTTCAAGCGGACTTTTTGGACTTTTTGGCTGGGAGATTACGGTTATTAGCTCAAACTACATAGCTTTAGTGCTAATTATAACCATATCAGTAGTAATCCACCTAACCGTCACATATAGAGAAATTTACACAAAACACCCCAAATTTAGCCAAAAAGCACTAGTTTATCTAACCCTAAGAGATAAGGCAAGTCCTAGTTTTTGGGCGATTTTTACTACGATTGTGGGCTTTGCTTCACTTGCTAGTGCTGATATTAAGCCTGTTATTATGCTTGGCGTGATGATGAGTGCTGGAATTTTTATATCGCTTATTTTGGCATTTGTTTTATTTGGAGCGATACTTGTAAGTTTTAACAAAATAGCGCCCGTTAGGACATTTGAAAGTAGCTTTAGCTTTACTAAAAAATGTGCAGATTTTGCGATTTTAAAGCCAAAATTTGTCTATGTTGCGTGTGTTGTGTGCGTTGTGTTTGGGGCTTATGGCATTAGTCAGCTTAAGGTTGAAAATAGCTTTATTGGCTACTTTAAGAAAAATACTCAAATCAGACAAGGTATGCAAGTTATCGATGAAAATTTGGGCGGAACTGTGCCTGTTGATGTCATCATAAAATTTAAAGATAACAAAGAGCAACCACAAAAAAGCACAGATGAGTTTGAAAATGAATTTGAGCAAATTTCAAACGATGAAAAATACTGGTTTAATAGCTATCGCACAAGGGTTGCAGAAAAAACCCACGAATATCTAAAAAATAAAAATTTCGTAGGCTCTGTTGGCTCACTAGCTACTCTAACAGCCATTATAAGGGAGCTAAACGATGGCAAAGTCGATGACTTTTTGCTATCTGCGATGTATGAAAAACTCCCAAAACAATACAAAGACATACTTCTAAGCCCCTATGTAAATATTAAGGCAGATGAGCTTAGATTTGCTTTGCGTATTAAAGATAGCGATGAAAATTTACGCCGAGATAGATTTTTAAAAGAGATAAAATCTGAGCTAAATGAAATTTTAAAAGATGATAACGTAGAAGTTAGCGTTGTTGGTATGATGGTGCTTTATAATAATATGCTTTTAAATTTAGTAAGCTCTCAATTTGATAGTTTTGGCATCAGTGTTGCGATACTCTTTGTGCTGTTTTGTTTGATTTTTAAAAGCATCAAATTAGCTTTGATAGCTATTATTACGAATTTAATCCCGCTTTGCGTTTTATTTGGCACAATGGGAATTTTTGGCATACCGCTTGATGTGATGAGTATTACGATAGCCGCGATAAGCATAGGTATCGGTGTTGATGATATTATACACTACCTTCATCGCTTTAGACACGAGCTATCGTCAAAAAGCATTAAAGAGGCTATTAAAGCAAGTCACGCAAGTATTGGATACGCGATGTATTATACTTCGTTTGCGATATTTTTGGGCTTTAGTGTGATGATGAGTAGCAACTTTATACCAACGATATATTTTGGACTTTTAACTGATATGGTAATGGCTTTAATGCTACTTTCAGCACTTGTGATACTACCTAGACTTTTAATAGGATTTTATAAAAAATGA
- a CDS encoding nicotinate phosphoribosyltransferase translates to MNEIELKKQGKIKRLTNATFKFDERIREGFFTAEYFLKVQKIVTQNNLASDVTMQWFTRVEGAMLCGIDEAIALIYTFAKEPESLEIYALNDGDIISSCEPVLKVRGKYENFGFLENAIDAVLARRSSVATNAMRVLKAANGKCVFSMADRQDDIATQIGDGYASFIAGITKVATDAQGLWWGGKGSGTMPHALIQICGGDIVKACELYLQTFKDEPITALVDYNNDVITDALRVARAFDKKLNAVRVDTSKNLIDRYFLDKDTSGFDPHGVCKELIFALRNALDENGFKHVKIVVSSGFEPQKIAEFETHKTPVDVYGVGSYLTQNTTCGFTGDLVELNGKDEAKFGRKNIISKRLEKVTF, encoded by the coding sequence ATGAACGAAATAGAGCTAAAAAAACAAGGCAAGATAAAACGCCTAACAAATGCCACGTTTAAATTTGATGAGCGGATAAGAGAGGGTTTTTTTACGGCTGAGTATTTTTTAAAGGTGCAAAAAATAGTAACCCAAAATAACCTAGCAAGTGACGTTACTATGCAGTGGTTTACTCGTGTTGAGGGTGCTATGTTGTGTGGTATAGATGAGGCGATAGCACTCATTTATACATTTGCAAAAGAGCCAGAAAGCCTTGAAATTTACGCTTTAAATGACGGCGATATCATTAGCTCTTGTGAGCCAGTACTAAAAGTAAGAGGCAAATATGAAAATTTTGGCTTTTTAGAAAACGCCATAGACGCTGTTTTGGCACGTAGAAGCTCGGTTGCTACAAACGCTATGCGGGTATTAAAAGCAGCAAATGGCAAATGTGTATTCTCTATGGCTGACAGGCAAGATGACATTGCTACGCAAATTGGCGATGGATACGCAAGTTTTATAGCGGGTATTACCAAAGTAGCTACCGACGCACAGGGGCTTTGGTGGGGAGGCAAAGGCTCTGGGACTATGCCACACGCACTCATACAAATTTGCGGTGGCGATATAGTTAAGGCTTGTGAGCTTTATTTACAAACCTTTAAAGACGAGCCTATAACGGCACTTGTTGATTATAACAACGACGTTATCACAGATGCTTTAAGGGTTGCACGTGCGTTTGATAAAAAGCTTAATGCTGTAAGAGTAGATACATCTAAAAATTTAATAGATAGGTATTTTTTAGATAAAGACACTAGCGGTTTTGATCCGCACGGAGTATGCAAGGAGCTTATTTTTGCACTTAGAAATGCACTGGATGAAAATGGTTTTAAGCATGTTAAAATCGTTGTTAGCTCAGGATTTGAACCTCAAAAAATAGCAGAGTTTGAGACGCACAAAACGCCAGTTGATGTTTATGGCGTGGGTAGCTATCTAACGCAAAATACAACCTGCGGTTTTACAGGCGATTTAGTAGAGTTAAACGGCAAAGATGAAGCGAAATTTGGACGCAAAAATATAATATCTAAACGACTAGAAAAAGTAACCTTTTAA
- a CDS encoding menaquinone biosynthesis family protein: MKHFKQIDVAHSPDADDIFMYMAIKFGWVSSEWLRFFNTALDIQTLNDEALKGTYTATAISFALYPLIKDDYALLRTAVSFGNGYGPKLIKKKGKVLKRNFKVALSGKHTTNALLFRIAYPDARIVYKNFLEIENAVLSDEVDAGVLIHESILEFSDQLCVEREIWDIWCDLAGEIPLPLGGMALRRSLPLTDAIETERVLTEAVRIATAHKPFLSHMLMERNLIRVDKQKLKTYLNMYANESSITMDETAIKSLNALFELGYKHKFYPELLDANDFFIPTEYNKVRFS; encoded by the coding sequence TTGAAGCATTTTAAACAAATTGATGTCGCACACTCACCAGACGCTGACGATATTTTTATGTATATGGCTATAAAATTTGGCTGGGTTAGCTCAGAGTGGCTTAGATTTTTTAACACCGCACTTGATATACAGACCTTAAACGATGAAGCATTAAAAGGCACATACACTGCCACAGCGATTAGTTTTGCACTCTATCCGCTCATAAAAGACGACTACGCACTTTTACGCACGGCGGTTAGCTTTGGTAATGGCTATGGGCCAAAACTTATAAAGAAAAAAGGCAAAGTTTTAAAGCGAAATTTCAAAGTCGCCCTTTCAGGAAAACACACTACAAACGCACTTCTTTTTCGTATCGCATACCCTGATGCTCGCATAGTTTATAAGAATTTTTTAGAGATTGAAAACGCTGTTTTAAGTGATGAGGTTGATGCTGGTGTGCTTATACACGAGAGTATTTTAGAGTTTTCAGACCAGCTTTGCGTCGAGCGTGAAATTTGGGATATTTGGTGTGATTTGGCTGGAGAGATACCTTTGCCACTTGGCGGTATGGCGTTACGTAGAAGTTTGCCATTAACTGACGCCATTGAAACTGAGCGAGTTTTGACCGAGGCTGTTAGGATCGCGACCGCACACAAGCCATTTTTATCGCATATGCTAATGGAGCGAAATTTAATCAGAGTCGATAAGCAAAAACTAAAAACCTATCTAAATATGTATGCAAACGAAAGCTCAATCACAATGGACGAAACGGCGATAAAGTCTCTAAACGCTCTATTTGAGCTAGGCTATAAGCATAAATTTTACCCTGAGCTTTTAGACGCAAATGACTTTTTTATACCCACAGAGTATAACAAAGTAAGGTTTAGCTAA
- the fliQ gene encoding flagellar biosynthesis protein FliQ produces the protein MQSTLVSLGVETFKVALYLSLPMLLSGLIAGLLISIFQATTQINETTLSFVPKIILVVVVIIFLMPWMVTMMSEFTIKMIEMIPEFIK, from the coding sequence ATGCAAAGCACACTCGTTTCGCTTGGTGTTGAAACATTTAAGGTAGCCCTTTATTTAAGCCTACCAATGTTGCTAAGTGGGCTAATTGCTGGTCTTTTAATCTCTATCTTTCAAGCCACGACACAGATAAACGAAACCACGCTAAGCTTCGTGCCAAAAATCATCTTAGTTGTCGTAGTCATCATCTTTTTAATGCCTTGGATGGTTACGATGATGAGCGAATTTACCATAAAAATGATAGAGATGATACCTGAGTTTATAAAATGA